The Apium graveolens cultivar Ventura chromosome 3, ASM990537v1, whole genome shotgun sequence sequence CTGATGATTTAGTTTTTGGCCATTCCAGGGAACTCAACAAAAGATTCAGGGGAAGATAGAAATCTACTTGTGAAGAAAGAAAAGTCAAGCGGTGCTTCTGCTGCACCAATAATTGTTCCTATAGTCCTAAAGATGGCAGAATTTGACCATAAGGTTCTTACCGTTCCTCATTCTCAGGCAGAAATTGTTGTCAATTTAAAAATATCTTCTTAAAAACTGGAGTGTTTCTCTAAATATGTGCTTTTTACAGGCATTACTAGAGGAGTGGATTTCTGCACGTTCATTCAGTGACAATTATCCACTACAGGTATGAAGACTTAGTAAGCTTTCTGTAGAGAATATTATGAGCCATAGAACGGTATCTTGAAAATTTTGTTAAGTGCAATGCTGTATAATAATATTACAATATGGTCAAACTTCAAAGTTAATGAATGTATGTCAACTTTGTCTGAAAAAAGAGGTGATCATGTTATAACTTTTATCTTATGCATTTTCCAAGTCTTAACTAAGAGGTATTAAATGTTATCATGTATGGCCTAGCATGAAGAAAATGTTTAAAAAGGACCCCATAACGTAGGAGCCATTATTCTCATGTATGTATTTACTTGTGCCAATAATATGCTCTCTGTAGTAGTGGCTCTATGCATTTGTGATGATATTATATGTTTTACTTTTTCCAGGACAAAGATAAGCTAATAAGCAACCTAAAAACCATTCAAGACTACCTTTGCTCTTTGAGTTTTAGATTTGGTGAGCTTGCTGTAATTACAAGCTTCATGTGTAAAATTACATACTGATTGTAGTACGAGCATGATGTTGTGCCCTTTATTCCCCGTGTTTTTTTAACAGGCGTCAACAACGATAACCAATTACTATTAGCTTCTTTCATTTTCAACTTTCCTGAACAGGGGCTAACGGTTTCTAACATATCAGCCACAACTTTTCCGCAGACTCTGGATTGGCTGCATAGTTACCTTCTTCAGGTATTTTATTTATCTTGTCTCGGTTCAACTAATAGTAGTGTTTATGTTTTAACCAACAAGTAGTAATTAATGCTTGTCAGTGCTGGATTCTCTATAAGCTTTGCAAACTTTACAAGCACCATATATAATGAAAAAAAGATATGCACAAAATTTCAGTTCACTTGCCTTTAGCAGATGATAGAAATTTGTTAACTAATTAAGAAGGCCTTTTTTTTTCCAACTCAGTATTACATGTGCATAAGATAAGATTAAATTGTTACAGTTGAGTATTACTCATGCCATACTTTAGATGTTGTTTGCTTAGTTTTTTAACCCTCTAGTCTATAGAGTATTCACAACATGTGTTTAAGTATGAGTATTTTTAAACGAGTTAAGCCGCTGGAGCCGTTCTTCCATTAATTTGATCGAGCGCGGTATATCGAACGAGTCTGGTCAAGTTTACTCACTAGCTCGTTAATcaaattatttgaaaatatatttttaatatataactatatatatttgaatattcaaaaatgataaaatagttccGGTCCAAGTCGAGCACTCGTGCCGTAATAAACGAGTTCGAACTTGAGCTAGGGGCAAGCAGCTTGACTCGGTTTAGCCTCAAGAAATAACATGTACATTGATTACATTGAACTATTCAAAACTAAATCTAAATATCACCAACTATAATATGTGACTCAAAGAAATGGTTGTGCGCTTATCCATGTTAATTTGGAAGCTGCAATCGAATTGAGGCGTTAAAACTGAAAATCGTACCAACTGATATTCAGAAACAGGAGTCTGAGCTTTATGACAATTAGTTTATGCTAATATTAATGGAGgatcaacatttaaaattttTTATAGGGTATGACAGTGCCAAGAAACTGTGGGAAGCATAAAATAACCATATGATACAATCAGTAATGAATTTGCAACTTTTACTTAACAAATGCGAGAAAGTGATAGTGTCAAAAAAGTTATGAATAACATCGATAAATAGCTGGAGTGTAAATTTTGGAAAGATTTCGCAAACAAATAACAAAAGCAAATCTATGCATGCCCTTTATATGCATCTGTACGTAGATTCTAGTTTTCGACTGATAAGTTGGGCTTTTAACTTTACTTCTTGTTCTTGACCtctttaattaattttattttcaaaattcaaaatttccATCCAGTGTATTCAGCAAGGAGGTACATCATCTGTTTCTGGTGGGAGTGTTAAGGCTGACACCTCAAAAGCAAATTACTGGCTGATGGCAGCATATTATATCCACAGGTAAGTTATAGGACAATGTTAATGCTATTTTATATTTTTactatttaaaaatatttaagaaTGTTTTCCCAATAATATAGCGATTTTGCCTATTACTTTAGAAAAGAAAAAGTTAAGTTAAGCTTGCATGCCTTTTTTTCAGCTTACATAGTTGGAATGTGTAATCAAATTTCTGTTTGAGAATACCTTCAAGTGTCGTTAGAGTTTTTTACTGGCTTTATACGTTCTTAGGTGTGCAGATTTAGTCCCTCGAAATCATTTGTTCTTAGTGATGCCATTGATACTTACATGTGAAATGCAACTTTTTCTTCTATATAAGCCTGGCTATTTAATGTCTGATAGTATACAGGGCTACTGCAAGTACCAGGCCCGGACTCCTAATTCAATCCAGTCCCGCATATCACTAGTCCTAACCGGCCCAATCCCGCAAGCCCAATCTTGGGGAATCCCAGCACGTGAGGCGCTTGCCTAAACACATGATAGAGACAGGCTGTCACtcatcaatcatgggaataatcagggcacgtgtcagaggattcTCAGAACATTCCTCAGTCAGTCCCGCGCTGACACGTGTAAAATATCCACCACAGCCAGGTATCCTCCGCTCTTagaaccaatggctacgattcaaaggtaccaaccccaaaactcTATCATTGGCatataaatagcccaagaaggtaaggttttgaggttaatcactctcttgcactcatatacacacacagccaaCCATCATtcctatctatcttcatcttcctcaaaagcgagttcttactctcacaccggaggcgccgcgggacccaaaccccccttccggtgttgttttgtaggaaacCCACCACCACAGTTACACTTCCACAGCGGCGAAGGATTCAAGTACagcgtcgaaggagcagccccgccaccaggagttatcatttggcgctagaagggggctctccatccttgggtctcggggcccctggattcaccttcatcagcaagCTCTTGAAAGAGTCCATTTATTTAACTTGCAAGAACCCAAGCAACCAAACTCTTCCATAAAcatgaatgttgtttatttaagccacgtttctgtgtgctcgttattttaggccacgtttgtgtgagccctgttttgttgatttaagccacgtttgCGTGTGCTATTTTTAGTTTTGATCATTTTAGAACCCCGATTTTGCTCTAGTTTGAATATTGCCTTTGTGTTCTAGAACCCAGCTGCACTCATTCTACCACATTGTTAAGTATTCCCAGAAGATTGTTTAAATTAGTCCCAGAAAGCTGTTTGTTACTGCTTGTTATTGTTCTGGATAGTTTTTGCGGTTTTCGAAAAGCGACCTTAGATCAATATTGTTAGTTGGAAATCTTTGTTATttgttgttggtatttttgagacaatggcaagaccaggaaagCATACTTCTGGAAAACCATCTGCTAGTACTCAGGTCCAGGAGTCGGACCACTCCCAGGCCCTTGACCCCGGAGCCGACAGAGAAGCGTTTCAGGAGCAACCATTGCAACACACTCCCGTTGTGGAGAGAATTGTAAACACCCGGGATGCCAGAAGCCTTATTGAGCTGAATCAATACAAATACACTAATGTCCGGTGGACGAAGAGCACATGGCCAACCTTACAAGTGATGAACTGGTAGAAACAATCCGGCTCTACAGGAAGGAGCAAACCCGGCTCCAGGAAGAAGCCGAACTTGAGGAAGAACCGgaggagtccggggactcccaACAATATAAGAGATCTGTCATTGACCGAATTGGAGCTAAgggaaagaaaaacaaaaaggatcAGGGTAATAAGAAAGAAGCAGAAGTTGCTAAGCAGGAAAAGGTTGGAAGAGATGTGGGAGCAAATCAGAAAAGAGGAGGAAGCAAAGCTCGAGCTAAAGATCCAAAAAAGAATGCAGTTAGAAGAAGAAAAGCTACTGGCCAAGTCTAGGACTAAGAGATCCCGGAGGGATCCTACTCCGGAGgtgatttctgatgatgaagaagaggaaAAGCAAAAAGACCTGAAAGATATGATCTATGAATTACAAAGGAAGATGGATAGAGACTCAGGTGTAGAAATTGAAGAAACACTAACTCCTTTCAGCCACTCCTTGGAGGCTATTCCCCGGCAGCGGGACTTGAAGCACTATAATTTTGATTCTTTTGATGGTCTGGGAGACCCAGAAGAGCACTTGAACTACTTTGAGCAAATCGCGCAAATATATTACTACAATGACTTGAAAAAATCAAGGTTCTTTGCATCAACTCTTAAGGCGGGACCCAGAgatggttcagcaggatcccCTCCCGCAGCATCCATAGTTGGAAGGAGTTTTGAGCATCTTTTCTCCGAAGATTTCGAGCAAACaagatacatgaaatacatatGTGTCACCTAGAAACAATCCGGCAACACGTTAACGAGTCCCTCTCAGCCTATATGCGCCGGTTCCAAGAAGCAATC is a genomic window containing:
- the LOC141711037 gene encoding uncharacterized protein LOC141711037, with translation MVIDGLQLIVIAEARDDKGNSTKDSGEDRNLLVKKEKSSGASAAPIIVPIVLKMAEFDHKALLEEWISARSFSDNYPLQGLTVSNISATTFPQTLDWLHSYLLQCIQQGGTSSVSGGSVKADTSKANYWLMAAYYIHRATASTRPGLLIQSSPAYH